In one window of Prevotella fusca JCM 17724 DNA:
- a CDS encoding diacylglycerol/lipid kinase family protein, which translates to MNKKNIVFILNPISGTVSKAGIPDLIEERLDKNKFDYRIAETQHAGHATELAQEAVQEGVDIVVAVGGDGTVNEVGRSLINTKTAMGILPCGSGNGLARHLNLPMNLKKCVDILNLYDVRELDYGIINGHPFFCTCGMGFDAFISMKFAEAGKRGPITYMQKILEEGLRYEPETYEIEDEDGTHHYKAFLVSAANASQYGNNAYIAPQASMSDGLLDIIIMEPFDIIDAPQVAIELFNKTLDKNLKIKTFKAKHIRIRRKKEGIIHYDGDPVTSGAEVDISIVPKGINIIVNPKGGKDYRQPNMLQMAFSEIFFNIDLMRQDLTKQSRKVQAINKNLLRKLNI; encoded by the coding sequence ATGAATAAAAAGAATATCGTTTTCATTCTCAACCCTATATCGGGTACAGTCAGCAAGGCAGGCATCCCTGACCTTATAGAAGAACGTCTTGACAAAAACAAGTTTGACTACCGCATTGCAGAAACACAGCATGCTGGTCATGCAACAGAGCTTGCACAGGAAGCTGTGCAGGAAGGTGTTGACATTGTTGTTGCGGTGGGCGGAGACGGCACTGTCAATGAAGTAGGAAGGTCACTCATCAACACCAAGACTGCCATGGGCATACTTCCCTGCGGTTCAGGGAACGGTCTTGCCAGGCATCTGAACCTGCCGATGAATCTGAAAAAGTGTGTTGACATTCTCAACCTCTACGACGTAAGGGAACTCGACTATGGCATCATCAACGGGCATCCTTTCTTCTGTACCTGCGGAATGGGCTTTGATGCTTTCATATCCATGAAGTTTGCGGAGGCAGGCAAACGTGGTCCTATCACTTATATGCAGAAGATACTTGAAGAAGGACTGCGGTATGAGCCGGAGACCTACGAGATTGAAGACGAAGACGGCACGCACCATTACAAGGCTTTCCTCGTATCGGCAGCAAACGCATCACAGTATGGCAACAACGCATATATAGCTCCGCAGGCGTCTATGAGTGACGGATTGCTGGACATTATCATTATGGAGCCTTTCGACATCATTGATGCACCGCAAGTTGCAATTGAACTTTTCAACAAGACACTGGATAAGAATCTGAAAATAAAGACCTTCAAAGCCAAGCATATCCGTATCCGTCGCAAAAAGGAAGGCATTATCCATTACGATGGAGACCCTGTCACATCGGGAGCTGAAGTGGATATTTCCATCGTCCCGAAGGGCATCAACATCATTGTAAACCCAAAGGGAGGCAAGGATTACCGACAGCCGAACATGCTGCAGATGGCTTTCTCTGAGATTTTTTTCAACATCGACCTCATGCGACAGGACCTCACGAAACAAAGCAGAAAGGTACAGGCAATCAACAAGAACCTACTTCGCAAGTTGAATATTTAA
- the spt gene encoding serine palmitoyltransferase codes for MGQLQDKYKSYRDPQKFMDAGVYPYFREITSKQGTEVTDIDGNEILMFGSNAYTGLPNDQRVIDAAHRALDKYGSGCAGSRFLNGTLDLHVQLEKELAAFEGKDEALVFSTGFAVNAGVLSVVVGRGDYIICDDRDHASIVDGRRLSFATQLHYKHNDMEDLERVLQKLPEEAVKLIVVDGVFSMEGDLANLPAIVELKHKYNCSIMVDEAHGIGVFGRQGRGVCDHFGLTDEVDLIMGTFSKSLASIGGFIAGDKDTINYLRHTCRTYIFSASNAPAATAAALEALHILEQEPERLEQLWKVTNYALKRFREEGFEIGDTESPIIPLYVRDIEKTFVVTKLAYEAGVFINPVIPPACAPQDTLVRFALMATHTKDQVERGVQALAKIFRAQGLIK; via the coding sequence ATGGGACAGTTACAAGACAAGTACAAGAGCTACCGCGATCCGCAGAAGTTTATGGATGCTGGTGTTTATCCTTACTTCCGTGAGATTACAAGTAAGCAAGGAACAGAAGTTACGGATATTGATGGCAACGAGATTCTTATGTTTGGTTCTAACGCCTACACAGGCCTGCCAAACGATCAGCGTGTGATTGATGCTGCTCATCGTGCCCTTGACAAGTATGGCTCAGGATGTGCCGGAAGCCGTTTCCTGAACGGTACACTCGACCTTCATGTACAGTTGGAGAAAGAACTGGCTGCTTTTGAAGGCAAGGATGAGGCACTTGTCTTCTCTACAGGTTTTGCAGTTAATGCTGGTGTTCTCTCCGTGGTTGTAGGACGTGGTGATTATATTATCTGTGATGACCGTGACCATGCGAGTATCGTGGACGGACGTCGTCTGAGTTTTGCTACCCAGCTTCACTACAAGCATAATGATATGGAAGATTTGGAGCGTGTTCTCCAGAAACTTCCTGAGGAAGCTGTCAAACTGATTGTTGTTGATGGTGTCTTCTCAATGGAAGGTGACCTTGCTAATCTGCCTGCAATCGTTGAACTGAAGCACAAGTACAACTGCTCTATCATGGTTGATGAGGCTCATGGCATAGGTGTCTTTGGTCGCCAGGGAAGAGGTGTCTGTGACCATTTCGGTTTGACGGATGAAGTAGACCTCATTATGGGTACGTTCTCAAAGAGTCTGGCATCAATCGGTGGTTTCATTGCTGGTGACAAGGATACTATCAATTATCTTCGTCACACCTGCCGTACTTACATTTTCTCTGCAAGTAATGCACCTGCAGCAACAGCTGCTGCCCTGGAGGCACTTCATATTCTTGAGCAGGAGCCGGAACGTTTGGAGCAACTTTGGAAGGTAACCAATTATGCCTTGAAGCGTTTCAGGGAAGAAGGCTTTGAAATCGGTGATACAGAGAGTCCTATCATTCCGCTTTATGTCCGTGATATTGAAAAGACTTTCGTTGTAACCAAGCTGGCATACGAGGCTGGTGTGTTCATCAATCCTGTTATTCCTCCAGCTTGTGCTCCGCAGGATACATTGGTTCGTTTTGCCTTGATGGCTACTCATACAAAGGATCAGGTTGAGCGTGGTGTTCAGGCTTTGGCTAAGATATTCAGAGCACAGGGTCTTATTAAGTAA
- a CDS encoding tRNA1(Val) (adenine(37)-N6)-methyltransferase, whose translation MGFTFKKFHVTDDHTAMKVGTDGVLLGAWAAGGLKILDIGTGTGLMALMMAQRFPSARIDGIEIDEGALEDSRFNTLQSPFKDRINIINTSLQDYHPCTDTQEKGIYDAIVCNPPYFINSLKNPLQQRTTARHIDTLSHQELVFHAARLLKEHGTLSVIIPSDNKELLEAEAVFNGLSTERIVNIKTRTSKPAKRCMIEFKKGLTVHSSVSEEVLTNSDNSRTEWYHNLTKEFYINKDSEE comes from the coding sequence ATGGGCTTTACTTTTAAGAAATTTCATGTTACTGATGACCACACGGCTATGAAAGTCGGAACGGATGGTGTATTGCTTGGAGCATGGGCTGCAGGTGGTTTGAAGATTCTTGACATAGGTACAGGCACAGGACTCATGGCCCTGATGATGGCACAGCGGTTCCCTTCCGCACGCATTGATGGCATAGAGATTGATGAAGGTGCATTGGAAGATTCACGTTTTAACACCTTGCAGTCTCCTTTCAAAGACAGGATAAACATAATCAATACTTCATTGCAAGATTATCACCCCTGCACTGACACGCAAGAAAAAGGGATATATGATGCCATCGTCTGCAATCCTCCCTATTTCATTAATTCGTTAAAGAATCCTTTACAACAGAGAACAACTGCCCGGCATATTGATACGCTCTCTCACCAGGAGCTTGTTTTTCATGCAGCAAGACTTCTTAAAGAGCATGGCACATTGTCGGTTATCATTCCTTCAGATAACAAAGAATTACTTGAAGCAGAAGCTGTATTCAATGGATTATCAACGGAGAGAATAGTAAACATTAAAACCAGAACATCAAAACCTGCCAAACGTTGCATGATTGAATTCAAGAAGGGGCTTACGGTGCACAGCAGTGTGAGCGAAGAGGTGCTGACAAACTCTGACAACTCGCGCACAGAATGGTATCATAATCTGACTAAAGAATTTTACATTAACAAAGATTCTGAAGAATAA